The Vicia villosa cultivar HV-30 ecotype Madison, WI unplaced genomic scaffold, Vvil1.0 ctg.000041F_1_1_1, whole genome shotgun sequence nucleotide sequence TGAGTAATATTATCCTTCTTTTAACATTCCAAAAAGCAAATTCAATTGAATATGTTATCTCTATAGAAGTAACACCAATAATTTCAAGCAAAAGTAACATGCATTTATTGGTTTTATATAATGAATCAATTATCAATACTATGAAAAAAATTTCAAGCAACTTGATGTATTCAGGATATGTCCAAAATATATCTTGAACAAATTTTCCATCCTCACACACTTTCTACCTAGAAACATATGGCGtttttcaacaatttcaacaattgTTGCATTTTAGATCTTAGACCCATTATCGCACTGTTGTTTTTGTGCCGAATATTATAATTTTGCTTAATATTTGAGACACTATCAtgtctttttaattttcaaaatttcaagtatgtTTTTAGGCTGAACCATGTTCATCGTCATCTGAAGAACAATTTCCTTCTCATCATAATCTAAAGGAGTAACATTAAGATGACTGACTAACTTGTGATCAAATCTATGTTTATGTACAATGCATATCATATTAAATTTCTAAACATTTTTTTATCATGTGGTACCCATGCAACTTAAAATTACGTCTACATTTCCTTATTATAGTGTCATCATGTTTCAATTTCAAGACATGTTCTTTATACTCATCACTTTCTTTTGCATCTCACCGTAGCAAATGTCGATCTTTTATCAGAATCGGAATCAAACATCCTGATAATTATCCCAAAACCTAATTTTACAACTTCCATATAGACCCATATAAACATAACGTAACATATTATGAATTAATcaaatgagataaagacatgcaTTACTTGTAAATTAGGATAATTATGAGGATTTTAATGTCGAAATACAATTTCATTGTGTTACCAAACACCATAACTGCATAAAGAAATAATTTGTGAGAGAGTTTAAAGAATATGACGTAAATCTTGAGTGAGAGAGTTTAACAAACTAATTATGTATAAAACGTTATGATTTGGAAGATAACATTTGGATTATGTAACTGTGTAAAGAAGTTATCTTCAAGATTGAAAAATTTCCTACACCTTTTCGCATTTCAAAAAACAACTTAATTGATTGATCATGGTGCATCTGAAAGTTATCATCTAGACATAACGAATgcacatttttttcataaaatttgaGAGAAACATATAGAAAGTGTAATGAACAACCCATAAAACGACCcacatataaattatattttgaaaacaaaatataattggtTAAAAGTTGAAACAAATACAATATTTTTGAATAATATGTTTTTGTTTCGAACAAATTTGTCCTAAAAAAGTTAAAACTGAAAGAGATTAACATCACATACTATTGTAATCAAAGTTTCGAATTAACaataaaatccataatattatAGTGACTTCAATATCATCGTCGTCCTATCGTAACTTTACCCACGACCACACATCAACCCACCATATATTTTATTTCCTGGTTCTAGTGTCATCATGTTTTAGTTTCCTGACATGTTCCTCATACTTACCCTTTCTTTCACATCTCATCGTAGCAAACCTCTCGATAATTATCCAAAATCTAATTTAGGAACTTCCACGTAGACCTATTTAAACATAATGTAACATAATACCAGGGGTGACCCTGAGCacgggagcccagggccccataattttaggggcaccaaaattTTTTTTACCCCCTATatatattcaaagaaaatattttaatataaaaataattgttagaAACAAAATACTGACTAGCAAACTTATAGGGAcactacaaagtcaaaattaataacAGATTCTCATTTCTCATATATAAATTATAGACtcgaataaaatcaattaatatattcaTAATTTTAACAACTACAAAATTTAATTGAgtcactaaaattaaaataattaaaataatcatataaacaatattttatattattgatgtaaGTTAGGAATCTCTAACCTTGCCAATTTTGAATTCAAGTAAGTTTTGGAAAGTTTTTATTCAATATGATTTAGAGCAATTAAGTGAAATAATATTAGAATATATATGCAACGTATATGTAACCCAACGGTATGAAAATTATTCAATATGTACCCAACGGTATGATTATGAAAGCTATATCATTTGAATTTTGTcgatataaattaaattattcattgtattaattttaatatcattGAATTTTATAAAGGTTTATGAATTTTGTGTCAATATTATTCAACggtattaattttaatatcaatGAATTTTATAAAGGTTTCATGTTGATATTCAATTTTCAATATCAAGTTTGATTTGGTGTTCAAAGGCTTTTGGAACAAATTGATCAGAATTTAAGTTGAAGATTAAAAATCAACATCAGGTACTATTGTTTCATCTCTTTGATTGCTTGAAATGTTGCCTAGAAAACAATTGTCTGGTCATCTAAAACGAAAAAGAAAGAAACTAATTGAAATTGATAATAAATCTCAAAAGGGTGCTATTCATAAATTTTTTGAGAAACACCCTACAATTTCTATTTCGAATGATGCAAATCTAGGTAATTTGAACCTTGAAGTTGAGAGTTTAGAGAATGAACAACTAAATAGGATTGTTGAAGAGCGAAATATTttggttgaaaataatgaaaataaagatgacgatgatgatgaagcTGAAATTTTTGATGATGAAGGTTATAATAATGAAAATGAACATATCCTTGTTTTTGTTGATGAACAACATAACGAGTCTAGTCTATTGGACATTTATGATCCAAGAACATGAATAACCTTAGCAATGACTTAAGAGATGAATTACTTAGAAATGGTCCTATAAGAGATGTGTCAATTGTGAATGATCCTAAAGATACTTTTGGTAGACATTTCTCACCATCATGTTATATCCGTTATTGTTCTAATGGAGAAGAGCAAGATAGGAATTGGCTTGTTTATTCAAAAGAATTGGATAGAGTTTTGTGTTTTTGGTGTAAGTTATTTGGTACAAGTAGTAAAATGAATCGCTTAGCAAATGAAGGTTTTAATGATTGGAAACATATTTATGAAAGGCTTAAAGAACATGAATCAAGCTGTGCACACATGTCTTTCATGAGTAAATGAATTGACTTACAaattagatttaaaaaaaatataacaattgaTAAACATCTTCAAGAGCTTATAAGAAATGAAAAAAGACATTGGAAAGATGTATTACTTAGGATAGTTTATGTTACTAGATATCTAGCTGAGCAAAATTTAGCATttcatggaaaaaatgagaggattAATGTGGAAAACAATGGAAACTATCTTTCTCTTGTTGAAATGATTGCTGAATGAGATCCTGTCATGcaaaaacattttgaacatattaaGAATAATGAAATTCATTATCATTATCTTAGTCATAAGAttaaaaatgaattgattaacATGTTAGGTAATGAAGTCAAAAGTGCAATAGTCGAAAAAATCAAAGAAGTAAAATATTTTTCTGTGATTCTTGATTGTACTCCTGATGTAAGTCATCAAGAACAAATGACTCTAATTATACGTTGTGTGGATGTTTCTACAAGTCCAATAAAAGTTGAAGAGTTTTTTGTAGAATTTTTGAAAGTCTATGACACAACAGGTCAAGGATTGTTTGAAGAATTAAAAAATGTATTAGAAACTCTTAGTCTATATATTAATAATGTGAGAGGACAAGGATATGATAATGGATCAAACATGAAAGGTAAACATCAAGGTGTACAAAGAAAATTATTAGATATTAACCCTAGGGCATTATACATACCATGTGGTTGTCATAGCCTTAACTTGACACTTTGTGATATTGCAAATTCTTGTACTAAAGCTAAAGATTTTTTTGGAGTGTTACAACATATTTATACTGTATTTTCTCATTCGACAAAACGTTGGAAAATTCTTAGAGATAATGTGAAAGGTTTAACTATTAAACCATTGTCACAAACACGTTGGGAAAGTCATGTGAATAGTGTATATGCAATTAAATCTCAAACTTCAGATGTAAGAGAAGAACTACTTCAACTAGCTGAACAAGATAATGATCCTAAAATTAAGAGTGAAGCCGGATCTTTAGCAACTCATGGAATTGGAAACTTTGAGTTTTTAGGAGCtattattatttggtttgaattgttaaCTGCTGTTAATGAAATTATcaaaagtttgcaaaaaaaaaaagacatgcgTATTGATGTGGCTATTGAACTAGTAAAATGTTTgatcaagtatttgaaaaaatatagagaatctgGATTTATAAATGCTAAGGCTAGTGCTGAAAAGATTGGAAATGAAATGAAGATTGAAcgtgtgtttattcaaaaacgtaAAATTCATAgaaaacaacactatgatgaaaatccatctcaacccgcacaactgaatcttgagtctgctgaagagtcttttcgaaatcactatttcttatatattgtagatcaaacaattgactcacttgatagaagatttgagcagtatagcacatatgaaaatatttttggattcttatttagtattgaaaggcttagatcattatctgatagtgacttgaaagcatgttgtacacatcttgaaacttgtttaaaacatgacgattctcttgatcttgatggtgaaattttgtttgaagaattgaaagtgattagagaagttttaacagATGAAttaaaatcaagctatatgatattgagttctttaaatacttttaattgttttcctaatgcatgcatagcttatagaataatattaaatatttctatcagtgttgcatctgctgagagaagtttttctaaattaaaattattaaaatcttatttgagatctactatgtcacaagatagattaaataatcttgcgttgatttcaattgaaaataattttttgaagaaccttgattatgaacaaattattaatgattttgcaacaaaaaatgcaaagaggatgatatttaaataattttaaagggtTGGTcaattttttataggaaaaaatatcggatcatgaagaagaagaaaaagaataagaagaataagtctctttatagtggtttatgttttgatgtagtataagtCTCTTTTTGCACAGTgtcaaataaaaatgtgtttttatccaattatttcttttgttcttatatatttattgttaaaaaattttTTGGGCACCACTTTTTTAATTCCcccaaggcacccaaattcaaaggaccggtcCTGCATAATACAATATAATtacgggtggcaaaacgggcccggctccctatggggtcacccccagcgaaaatcccaaaatacccctgcttcggaaatgaacttccgaagcgctttttttttaaaaaaaatttccataattcggaagttcatctccgaaaacacctcatggggggtgtcttcggagatgaacttccgaaaacacctcatgggtgaattcggaaatgaacttccgaattatgcagaaactgtgttttttttttaatgttatttcttaaacagtctcgcattttaattaaacgcaaacgccaaataaaataagcaacagataaacagaaaatactaatacgataaataaaatccaaataatatatacaagccgaaccaaatagtaatagtgtgcgcaatatacaatctgaaaacaaaaaataaataaacccgaccactactgggtgtggttaaccctctcaccctgagccctcctctgccgcctgtaccccgccgcacggcccgcatcagtgacgatcgcctccatcacggcgactgcatctggaccgccctgaagaacgataccccgatccaaggcgtcccgcacaagcatctctatccgctggcagatcggcaggaggtcaatggcgtggtcatcctcggcctgctggttctccaggatctcctcatgtgctggcttaggagcgccgggaacgtcgggtctcagtagaggatgggacacccggtagaaccatgtgacgtacccctcctcactgtgccagtcctgtgtgacccgagtgagacggtactcctgcggtaccacatgatgctgccagtcctcccatatggcagtgagctgcactcgggtcactgtgtcgggaactgcctcaaagggtgacctgggtatccgctgcacgaatccgaactgacgcatgcaccgctcagggagataccggaccatgatgccggtcccgcatgccaaccagcctgagtatagagcaatgccgtcaaaggggacaatctgagcgtagtcgacgaacggcctccaggtgacgtcgtcgtgcatcgtgcggtccaagtacagacggtatggtcccaccgcatcgttccccctctggagagcgtatctggcggccctaggcatggcgtccacgtacgcaggatcgatgtgaaagccgtggatgcgggagaagtaggagatgatccagctctgaaacagaaacacgataatgtattaaaaataaatacgaaacataaataaataaataaatacgataatgtgttaaaataaaacgtaccgtaagcagtgtgcaggatccg carries:
- the LOC131622707 gene encoding uncharacterized protein LOC131622707, encoding MNNLSNDLRDELLRNGPIRDVSIVNDPKDTFGRHFSPSCYIRYCSNGEEQDRNWLVYSKELDRVLCFWCKLFGTSSKMNRLANEELIRNEKRHWKDVLLRIVYVTRYLAEQNLAFHGKNERINVENNGNYLSLVEMIAE